TGGGGTGGAGTGGCACGAGCATGGGTGGGTGGGGGGTCTGCGGAAAGAAGAAGCAAGAAGGAGGGGGCGACGTGATCGCGGGAGGGGGGGTGGGGGGCGGCGGCGTGAGCCGGGGAAGACCACTGGGCCGTTGGGGGGGGGAGGGGCGGTGGCTCCACCATTTAATCGTTAGGATCATAGCTTGCTTCCACTATTATAGGATTGCCAGGTAAAAGATCAGAAGAAGAGGAGGGtgcaaactctctctctctctctgtttgtgGGGGATGTCGGTGTTGGTTTTAGGGTTTTAAAGATCAAAGCTTGAGGTTTTTAAGCTTTCTCTAATAGCATAAGATGCTAAGAATCCAATCTCTATCTTGGTCCAGATCGAGTATTTCCACCATCTCCTCAAGCCCGTTACATAGATCAGTTCTCTCCTTTGCTTCATCAAATAAAGCTGGAATCTTTACAGTTACTTGAAGAGATTCTTGTGGATAGGACATTCGATCTTTAGCTGATTTTCGCCTAGTAATCCATGCTTTTGTCAGTccattaagttttttttttggctatACAGTTTTATTTGTCCTTATGATTGTTTGGCGATGTTATTTATTTAAACTGGTATTTAAGGTGATTGCTTTGGTGATTTTTGTTGATGGGGAAGGACGTCGATCCATGGATCTACTGTCCGCACTCACCATGGCGATTTAGTAGTTTCAATTGCATGAGTAGTCTTCGGCAACCCATGTCGGGCCGCAGAACACCAATTCCATGATGTTTCCTACCTACTTCAACCCTTCTGGGTGTGCTTTCTATGGCAATGCTACCCCTCCTTTCCCTGTGTTTCAAGCACAGAGAATCCTACCGAAGACACCAACATGGATCTCGCCTTACGTCCACACCCGTGGACCGACAGGATTTGCTGATTCTCAGAAGAGATTCTTGGTTTTCGATCACTCGGGGGATCAAACGAGCTTAATCTTTAGCCCATCGGGCACCCCATTTGTGAGTCTGATGTCCATGAATCCAGCACCGGACATGCAGGGCAGCAATGAGACCAACATTTCCGATGGCCATGGGGCGAGGAGATGCATGAAGACACCGAAGAAATGATGCGCTTCTGTACTCGGACTTTGATGATGATGAGGAAGTAGCAGTGAGCATGGGGCACTCTCCAATGAAGATGGCGGCAGAGAGTGTTGAAGAGGGGCCGTGATGGCGTCGGGGGCGGAGGGGCGAAGATCGAGGGCGGATAGAGGGACCTGTGCAGAGAAGCAGAGGGAGGTGGAGGTCCGACGGCGTCGGGGGCGGAGGGGCGGTGATCGCGGGCGGATGGGAGGGCCGGCGCAGAGAAGCAGAGGGAGGCGGAGGTGAAccagggaagaaagaaaaaaaaatattataaaggagGAGCTATTTGCATTtgccaaaaaaatattaaaaaatattaaaatattattttcggATGATTTTAGAGATTAAAATAAAGCCATGTCAGCAAACTCATGGGTAAAGTTGATGGAAGGGCTTCGTAGCCCACTTATTACGAGTCAAGGGACATAAATATAACATTTTTAGTTGAGGGGCTTTGGAGCGCAATTAAAAAAAGTTGAGGGGCTATTTGCATACTTTTGCCAATAAAAAACTCTACTGAAAAATTTGGTCCAATTGGCCTAGCTTCTAGTCAAGTGAATTCGTAATGTATGGGCTAGGTACATTAGATCTAACATCCTGGCCCCAGTCATCAGCGTGTCTGTTATAGGTCTATATTCACATCTAGTACAACAGATTTAGGgtctcattttcttttctaatactTAGGGTCTTCTGACGGCCCTTATAATTTTGTAAGATGGTATTTCAATTTAGTGTCATCTTTCTAATTTCATTTGTACTTAAGTTTTATCATAGTTGTCTTTTCATTTCAATATATCTTTTGCATAGTTTGGCATTTCgaataaatttttctttgtaattttgttGAAGCATTGCGGTGGACAGGGGTGCACCTGAAGCAGCTCCTGCTGCCCCTCCATGTAGTGCCATGTTGTCGGTCTCAGAGACTGCTGTGGGTCCTGCATCAGTGGCATCGAGCAATCATTTTCCTTTCACTCCATCTGAGTTATCAGGGATGAGCATGGACACATCTACACTCGACGCCAATTTCACATCTGATGTAGCAAATGCAGGATTGTTGCAGCTAGGACCAGATGGTGAGGTTGGATCCTCCAGGGACTCCCTCAGAGCAGGAGGACAACTTTGGAGTTTTAATCTTACAGATCTAACTGCAGATTTCACAAATCTGGGAGGTGAACTTGCTGCTTTCATATAATTTAAAAACCCTTAGCAATAGGCCTTCACTGCATGAATACCGCAGTAGCCTAAAATGTGAATTGGTGTGAGCATGCATTTGAGCTTGGGTGCTGAGAGCAACTCTATATGTTGTTCAGCTGAAATTAATTTAGATATCAAAAACAGTGGGCTGCATGCTTGGAGCCTAATGCCAACCTTATAAGAGATCTTCTGGTTCTAGAAATATGATTATCTTGCTAGCTGTTTTTTAAAATCACGCTATTTTCCCTGCTTCTGTTAATATCTATGTCCCATGATTTATTGTAGATCTTGGGGCTCTGGGAAGCTACACTGGCTCACCGTTCCTGCCATCAGACTCCGACATCCTGCTTGACTCTCCTGACAAGAAGATATCGGTAAGCTAAGCCTATCATTTCTTTTTGATTCCATCCTTTTCATGCAATTTGACTATCTGTCTTGTGCCAGTTTTCTAGTTTCATAGGGTGTCAATGTGGTATCTGAAAAAAGATCTTTGAGAGGCTATTTCTTGTTCTCAGAAAGTGGCACCTAACTCAAGGGAATGCTGATGCTATCCATGCTTGATCTTTTCTTTTCAGTTGAGGAATACTTTGCTGATGCCATCACTGGGCCCTGCTCTCAGTCAGATGAAGAGAATAATATGGAACCGAATTGACCCTGCcattttgccgacttcactttctAGGGTAGACTAATTTCAAGTAGAAGGCTTGGCCATATCTAAGTATGATATGTTAAAGTTGAATGATTTTCAGTGTGCCTTGATGGGTTGTATCATCATGTCTATGTTTATGGCAAAAGGCTGTCCCTGGTCTTCTAACAGTGTTATCGAATTTTGCAGTGAATGTTCTGAATAACAGGAGAGAGAAGATCAAAGTATCTATTGCTTCACTATTGTTGGAAAACTCAAATAAGGATGGCAATTTTTGTGCTTCTcggtaataaaaaatttatattcatatctatGCTGTATTCATCTCAGGTTGGTTCAGGTCAATAAGACGGATCAGATCAaagattctaaaataattataactttagaaggaagatttaaattaaaattatatcagATTAGATTTAGAGTAAAGCATACCATTTAGCTACAATCGATCCGAATCTgcttagaaaatttaatttagaaaTCATCTGTCTTAAGTTTTTCAGCTTACTTTGATCCTTATAAATTGGTTAGCATCCAAGAATGGTGCGCCTATTATGTTGCagccttgtttcttttttctgatACTATTTTCAGGGCCTGCATACTTGCCTCTGTCAACAAATTTATGGTTATATTGTTCCCTGCTACGTCTTCTACTTATGGAAATGGTTCTTTACAGTCGCTGTTCCCATTTACAGTGATCGCAGCACAGCTTCCCAATTGTTCGCTCTGCGGTTCGATGCTTTatccatttaattatggacaGCACTTCATATCTCCACATGTGTATATAACTTCTTGCATATTCAGTTACTGTCCTCCAATTTTTGGATATGCTTGGGTCTGGGCATTTGCTGTACCTGGATTTGGGGTTTTTTGGGTGACAAGTTTGTGTATAATTCGACGTTTCTCTGTCTTTGGGGATGAATATAGAACGGTGCTGGTAATAAGGTGTTTtgatttccaaaaaaaaaaaaaatcatctgttTTAAGATTTAAATAGACTGGGTAAAATCCATTCTATTTAGGTGAAATAGCCGGAACAATTGCCACATCTACAACCAACTAATCACCTTCTGAAACAATTGGTTAGTAGCATTAGGGGCCTTCAGTAATAATTAACAATTGAGTTCTGTTGCATGCTCTTAATGTATATCAATTCTTCTACACGTGCGCACgcactatatatatacatatgtattggTAAGAGCTTCAATATAACGAGTACCATCCGCTGAAATAAAACTTTCCAGGttgttttatttttcagattttaaggATATAAAACGAGGAGTCCCATCAGGTAAACAAAACTTCCCTGCttgttttatttttcagatttcaaGGATAGAAAACCACCAAAATTCACTAAGATCATTAACCCAGAGACCAAGTACAACATGCATAGGTACTAAAGGAAGAAGGGGAACATCATAAAACGTAAGACAGTCCCACTTCTATAAGGTTACATATCTCAAACCAAGATGATTCGGATGCAGCACGGTACTCCACTGGGTATCTAGGAAGTCCAGCAGCGACTTGGCAGCAAAGTACCAATCAAATCCAAGAGGATCCAGAAGCAATTCATTTTTAAAGAAAGTAGACAAGAATATCTTGATGCACATTTACCAAACATACGAGACATTTGTCTTTTTGGGATTCTAGTGCAAGAAAGAGGTTATCTGTTAGCACAACACATCATTTTGTCATCAAAGTCTGATACGAGCATGTAAATCTTTGCATTACAACTCTACCCAAGTTACGAGCTGCtctgaattttaaattaaattgaaAAAAGCACAGTCACAGTTAATGCCCCAACGAAGGAATTTTATTGACAGGTATCcaaagaaagaaatttattaTCTAACCTACAAAACTAACAGCAGAAATATACCCTGCATCTGCCTAAGGATTGCAACCATCTGCCTATAGGTCCAGTAAGTGATGGAAACATTGAAATTAACTTTTGTCGCCAGCTGTGAGAGAAGAATCCGCATCACTTTTGTCATGGTGAAATCTCACCACAATACATGTGATGTTGTCTGCACTGCCGCGAGAGAAGGCTGCCTCTGTCAACTTTCGAGCAGCCGCCTCTGGTTGTTCTTCCATTCTTGCGAGGGCAACAGCATCCTTGTTGAacatattaagaaaaaaatcagcCCACTTAAATGAAACACTTCTCAAAGTAAATACCGTGCCCATCATGTCTAAAGTATGAACAGGACATGCATAACCTTAACAAAAATTGGACTGCTTGATCAAAAAGTCATGATGCCTAATTAAAACATATTTATATTACTTGGATTATATTATACTCAGAGAGAATTTGCTCTTGAAAAAACAGTGATGCGAAATTTGATAGTGCAGCCTCAATCATGACAGTAAAACACATTAAGGTCAAAGGATCACCTTCAACTTGAAACTCTCATATGGGGTAAAGTGGCCACACTCAGTGATCCGGTAGCAGGTAGTATCTTAGACATGATTTAGAAAACATCCCTAATGAACTATAGATTTGGACCTTAGATTTGGAAACATTAGAGTGCAAGATACACCTTCAAGGCCTGTTTAGATGTTCAGGCTCAAAATCCCATGGAATTCATGAGTTTGGACTAGCGCATTTAGAGAAAAGAAGTATGGGCTAGGCTTATATTCCCAATACCAAGTTGAGGACACTTTTTTTCTCCCAATGGGATTTGAGCCAGCCCACTCCAAAGACCCCTGGGTATAATAAGCCGAGCCCATACTTCTTTTCGTTAGTTGCACTAGTTCAAACCCATAAATTCCATGGGATTTTGGGCCTGGACATCCAAACAGGCCCTCAGTGGTAAATTTGAACTGTTTAATTCAAAGGCAGGAGATTACTCACAACTTATGCTGCCAATAGGTCAAAATCATGGGATACATATACGTCTAACATTAAAATATGTTTATTTATCTCAATAAGGCAAATCCTTTAATTATATGCTTATTATAAGTTTGGAGCATGCTGCTATCGGTGATGATACACCACTTTTGTAAATTGTTATAGATGAATGATTCAATTATCAGCCAGGCATATTCTTTGCATACTACACTTCTATCATATATTATAGTACAACAGATCTAGAGCAAAAGAAACAGCTAACCTCATTTGGCACTACATCCCACAATCCATCACTTGCAAGAACCAGCAACTCCAACTCTTCATTGACATCTTGTTCCTGCCAAAGAGATGCTTAAAATGAAACCAGTTGTCTAGAGCATATTGCAATAACCATAACAAGTGCATACCATAGGCAGAGATTAATCATTCTTCACAAATGATACCACAGTGAAACAAAATCACGATGAACCTTATTAAGTTGTTGTGAAAGTAGAACTTTAAATATAGCAAAATCAGGAAAATATTTACAACCGAGATGCAAGATATCTAACTTGATTCTATTCATAAACATGACCTGAAATGCATGAGGAACAAGACAGGCACAAGATGTTCTTTACCAAGTCTACATGAAAAGGCAATTCTCTTTTGCACAGGACAAAAACCTGTTAACTTGCATACGACTGGAAGTACATCAAAATTTAGAAATTGTATCTAGAACAGTATTACTACCATTTCTAGGGTCTTCCAGACTCCAAAATGACATATTGCAAGATTTGCATTCAGCAGCAAGATAGGTATATTTCGAATAGTCTATCACTGCTGAAGTCAAACTGTCTAGCAGGAAACTCATCACTCCCAACCTGAGCACCTGAAGACATAAAGACAGTGTGCATTTGTTGACGGATGGTGAAGGGCaacattgttgggaatagtgtcccaaagccaatcgtcaacctgttgacggttgtgctcctttttgtattagtacatgaattataaataaataaaagttattttggtattttttcatcacaaatgtttcatcttctaatgaactcctgtgttgtggtgaagtccttaggactatttagactcgacaaaggaggatttgtcgcttagtccttaaacatgttcgcgaccaaatgatacgttgttaccaaggacgacaacgtttatcgagcataggtcgttgtgtgccatatgggttggttgtcctcgtaaccaaagagtgtggagacactggtatggcatacaggtgagatgtaatggtacatctacactgaacgtgaccaactccggagctatttctgctgtcaagatttgctccgatgggatatgggtataaatgtccctccgacctgagaccgccacggtgacttgcaagcaactcactgcacttaggcactggactacctgaatttctaattcagtgacggaaggttgctgggtgtagtcaagtacttgacttgtcggtgcgtgtgtcaagatgggattgaccactccagtttaggagctgtgtacagtcgtgtttcaatttagcaaaaccttggccagggtagtcctagtgaggagtcacaggactaattgagttgagcacgattcgaatgatatcatcagagttgacagtttaaccctgagtcgtcctaaacacaggggtcaaaagggatgaattatacggtaaccatattcacgtaggttctgaatgttgcgattgcgattattcgacctatccggtcgtcgagtaccat
The sequence above is a segment of the Elaeis guineensis isolate ETL-2024a chromosome 7, EG11, whole genome shotgun sequence genome. Coding sequences within it:
- the LOC105048205 gene encoding uncharacterized protein isoform X4, whose product is MDPQSTAEVQPTSQVSHELQGNQQNPPTMEAPGVDSGSPSIASNDNRKVSREDIELVQNLIERCLQLYMNRGEVVRTLSNRARIEPGFTTLVNNLPMGYPVPQQQPMTTTGQPHVDPIGCGLSSCHVVNGIPAPGSFHPIHMNSGNDIAVDRGAPEAAPAAPPCSAMLSVSETAVGPASVASSNHFPFTPSELSGMSMDTSTLDANFTSDVANAGLLQLGPDGEVGSSRDSLRAGGQLWSFNLTDLTADFTNLGDLGALGSYTGSPFLPSDSDILLDSPDKKISLRNTLLMPSLGPALSQMKRIIWNRIDPAILPTSLSRVD